AACAGGGATACAATCTTAAGAAGCTCAAGGGGAGATTCCTCAGGAGAGCGCAAACGTGTCCCAGGTACTGCGTTTAGGAAATTTATCGGAACAGTATCCACATCAAGCCCTTTAAGTTCCCGGCAAAACTCTACTCTCTGCTCCCATGATTCTCCCATACCAAAGATTCCGCCACAGCAAACCGAAAGTCCGTTCTCTTTGGCTCTTTTAACCGTATCCACCCTTTCCTGATAAGTGTGAGTGGTTACTATCTGAGGGAAAAATGAACGACTGGTTTCGAGGTTGTGGTTGTAACATACCACCCCTGCATCACGCAACATGGCAAACTCCTCCTTGGTGAGAAGGCCAAGAGATGCATGTTTCTCTCCTTTGCATGAAGAAAGAGCGTGGCAAATTGTTTGAAGCTCTTTTGGATTTAGCTTTTTTCCGCTGGATACAACACAGAAGGGAAAACCTTTTGCAAATGAATCCTCACACCCTCTTTTTATCTCTTCGGGGTCAGTGAGGTCTTTAACACTAACCGAGCTGCTGTTGTGTGCCGATTGTGTACAGAATGCACAATCTTCAGAGCAGTTGCCCGATTTTATATTCATCAGTGTGCAGGGATCGACTTCTGTACTGCAATACTCGCTTCTAACAAGATCTGCAGCTGCAAAAAGAGGCATGACCCTGTCTACAGGCCAGTTGGCAATGGTTAGATAATCTGAGTCGCCAAGTTTGCCGGCAACCGATTTATGAAAAAGCTCATCTGCTGTTTTAAGATAATCCATACTTAAGAACCTTTATTGGCAATGATTTGTGAAATGTGCCGCTCTTTTGAGTTAAAGAAAGCGTGTGGTCCGTCAAACAACTCAAGATCCCCGCCGATCTTGTCTGCAAACATTGCTGCAGCTTCTGCCGGAATGATTAAATCATCTCTGCCATGCATAAGAACCGGCGTGGTACAGAGGGGTGTCAGTGGGCGCAGGTCAATATGTTTCAGGAACTGAAGGCCGCAGAGAAGTTGGTGTGTGCTGTACCCGGTATAATCTATGGCGCCGGTTGTCAGCCCGCATCGTTTATGAAAATTACCAAGCGTACTATCTTTGTCCCGTTGCACAGAAGAGATCATACTGTCGAGAAGTTTGGGCCGTACACCAGGTTTAAAGTCATCTTTGCGGCAAAAACAAGGGGTGGGGGAGAGCAGAATCAGTTCAGCAGGGTTTATATGAAAACCGGCACCCCATGCAATCATTGCACCGGTCGACCAGCCCGCAAGACGTATGGAACCTTCACCGGCGAGCTCCCGTATCTTTGCGGCCGCGATCTCACTCCAGTTTTCAACCGGTGTTTCGTTGTTAATCAGATCCGGCATTACCTTGTTTATGTCTAAAAAA
This portion of the Chitinispirillales bacterium ANBcel5 genome encodes:
- a CDS encoding alpha/beta hydrolase, which produces MNNYVVLGGWGVGPDILKPLFGDDSLFLDINKVMPDLINNETPVENWSEIAAAKIRELAGEGSIRLAGWSTGAMIAWGAGFHINPAELILLSPTPCFCRKDDFKPGVRPKLLDSMISSVQRDKDSTLGNFHKRCGLTTGAIDYTGYSTHQLLCGLQFLKHIDLRPLTPLCTTPVLMHGRDDLIIPAEAAAMFADKIGGDLELFDGPHAFFNSKERHISQIIANKGS
- the bioB gene encoding biotin synthase BioB, coding for MDYLKTADELFHKSVAGKLGDSDYLTIANWPVDRVMPLFAAADLVRSEYCSTEVDPCTLMNIKSGNCSEDCAFCTQSAHNSSSVSVKDLTDPEEIKRGCEDSFAKGFPFCVVSSGKKLNPKELQTICHALSSCKGEKHASLGLLTKEEFAMLRDAGVVCYNHNLETSRSFFPQIVTTHTYQERVDTVKRAKENGLSVCCGGIFGMGESWEQRVEFCRELKGLDVDTVPINFLNAVPGTRLRSPEESPLELLKIVSLFRLAMPQKTIKVCGGREVNLGPLQSMIFFAGANGYVSGGYLTTPGAGLDADDKMIAALGLEKRLQGK